A single window of Melospiza georgiana isolate bMelGeo1 chromosome 6, bMelGeo1.pri, whole genome shotgun sequence DNA harbors:
- the SLC5A12 gene encoding sodium-coupled monocarboxylate transporter 2: MPNFVAPEVKKFVTWDYIVFAALFLVSASIGVFFAVKERKKKTSKEFLVGGRQMTCGPIAFSLTSSFMSAVTVLGTPSEVYRYGASFVLFFLSYTLVIIFTSELFLPVFYRSGITSTYEYLELRFNKIVRLAATLIYILQTILYTGIVVYAPSLALNQVTGFDLWGSVAATGIVCTFYCTLGGLKAVVWTDAFQMVVMVAGFMAVLIRGTSLNGGVTKVWEDAHEGSRLNIFDFDVDPLRRHTFWTIVIGGTFTWLGLYGVNQSTIQRCISCKSERHAKLALYLNLLGLWTVLVCAVFCGLVMYSHYKSCDPWTAAFISAPDQLMPYFVMDIFSSMPGVPGLFVACAFSGTLSTVAASINALATVTFEDLVKKGFPNISEKMSTWISKGLCVLYGVLCTSMAAAASLLGGVVQASLSIHGMCGGPMLGLFTLGIVFPCANWKGALGGLLAGISLAFWAGTGSFIYPAPPTKSIPLQLSTLNCTLANSTEALLTAAPTLAPERPLLADTWYSLSYLYFSAIGCVGCAITGLLISFITGPSKGEDIPPVLIKPVCNLFCFWSKRLKVFLWCGVQHDSLEMDFEKKLPEAAANKTRTDNTFKNNTNKENNYQICGYNSEENSYTNISRETRL, from the exons ATGCCAAACTTTGTAGCTCCAGAGGTTAAAAAATTTGTGACTTGGGACTATATTGTTTTTGCAGCCCTATTTTTAGTCTCTGCCAGCATTGGAGTCTTTTTTGCAgttaaagagaggaaaaagaaaacgtCAAAGGAATTTTTGGTGGGCGGTAGGCAGATGACATGTGGACCCATAGCTTTTTCTCTTACATCAAGCTTCATGTCAGCAGTGACGGTCCTGGGGACACCCTCCGAAGTTTATCGCTATGGGGCATCCTTtgtgctcttttttctttcatacaCACTCGTCATCATTTTTACTTCTGAACTTTTTCTACCTGTTTTTTATAGATCTGGCATCACAAGCACTTATGAG TATTTGGAGTTAAGATTTAACAAGATTGTCCGTCTTGCTGCAACACTGATTTACATCCTCCAGACG atccTTTACACAGGAATAGTGGTCTATGCTCCATCACTGGCACTCAACCAAG TCACTGGATTTGATCTCTGGGGCTCTGTAGCTGCAACAGGAATTGTCTGCACTTTCTACTGCACTCTG GGAGGATTAAAAGCTGTTGTCTGGACAGATGCATTTCAAATGGTTGTTATGGTGGCTGGCTTCATGGCGGTTCTGATTCGAGGCACTAGTCTGAACGGTGGAGTGACCAAAGTCTGGGAAGATGCCCATGAAGGATCTCGGCTAAACATATTTGA CTTTGATGTTGATCCTTTGAGACGACATACCTTCTGGACAATAGTTATTGGGGGAACATTTACCTGGCTAGGGCTCTATGGAGTCAATCAGTCCACAATACAGAGATGCATTTCCTGCAAATCAGAAAGGCATGCTAAACT GGCACTTTACCTGAATCTATTGGGACTTTGGACAGTCCTGGTGTGTGCAGTATTTTGTGGATTGGTGATGTACTCTCATTACAAGAGTTGTGACCCTTGGAcagctgctttcatttcagctCCTGATCAG CTCATGCCATACTTTGTTATGGACATTTTTTCTTCGATGCCAGGAGTCCCAGGACTGTTTGTTGCCTGTGCATTCAGTGGAACACTAAG CACGGTAGCTGCCAGCATCAATGCTTTAGCAACTGTTACCTTTGAAGACTTGGTCAAGAAAGGTTTCCCAAACATCTCTGAGAAGATGAGCACATGGATCAGCAAAGGCTTGT GTGTATTGTACGGTGTCCTGTGCACTTCcatggctgcagcagcatcGCTGCTGGGAGGAGTCGTGCAG GCTTCCCTCTCCATCCATGGGATGTGTGGGGGACCCATGCTGGGATTATTTACTCTGGGAATTGTGTTTCCCTGTGCTAACTGGAAG GGTGCTCTTGGAGGCCTCTTAGCTGGGATCAGCCTGGCTTTTTGGGCTGGCACTGGCTCTTTCATTTACCCTGCACCACCAACAAAGTCCATCCCTCTGCAACTGTCTACCCTCAACTGCACCCTGGCTAATAGCACCGAGGCACTGCTAACAGCAGCTCCCACGCTGGCTCCGGAGAG GCCTCTGCTGGCAGACACCTGGTACTCCCTGTCTTACCTGTACTTCAGTGCCATTGGCTGTGTGGGCTGTGCCATCACTGGGCTGTTGATAAGCTTTATAACAG gaCCTAGTAAAGGAGAAGACATCCCACCAGTGTTAATTAAGCCAGTCTGCAACCTGTTTTGCTTTTGGTCCAAAAGACTCAAAGTATTTCTCTGGTGTGGCGTGCAGCACGACAGCCTGGAG atGGACTTTGAGAAAAAACTGCCTGAAGCTGCTGCAAATAAAACCAGAACAGATAACACCTTCAAGAACAATACcaataaagaaaataactaCCAGATCTGTGGTTACAATTCCGAGGAGAATTCATATACAAATATAAGCAGAGAAACTCGCCTCTAG